In Actinomycetota bacterium, a single genomic region encodes these proteins:
- the phoU gene encoding phosphate signaling complex protein PhoU, producing the protein MPRKSFHEELHDLEEVVARMGKATRQAIENAVRVVVDCDVELADEVIALDDEIDRLNHEIEEQAMAIVARQAPVARDLRLCWSVLFIALHLERMADLSVNMAKGAKRFCPVEPVKELTEHLDEMGRETLVIVDACLKAFHEKDLALAAKLPEMDDPIDHMHRKIFEKIGQYKDHESMEWIGNVLLASRYLERVADHCVDIGYRIAYLVTGEIHDGSNPSY; encoded by the coding sequence ATGCCCAGGAAGAGTTTCCATGAGGAGTTGCACGACCTCGAAGAGGTCGTGGCAAGAATGGGGAAGGCGACACGGCAAGCGATAGAGAACGCGGTCAGGGTGGTCGTCGATTGTGATGTGGAGCTGGCCGATGAGGTCATAGCGCTCGACGATGAGATAGACCGGCTCAATCACGAGATTGAAGAGCAAGCAATGGCTATAGTCGCACGACAAGCCCCTGTGGCGCGCGATTTGAGGCTTTGCTGGTCGGTCTTGTTTATCGCTCTTCACCTGGAGAGGATGGCGGACCTTTCGGTCAATATGGCCAAGGGCGCTAAGCGTTTTTGTCCCGTGGAGCCGGTAAAAGAGCTGACTGAACATCTCGACGAGATGGGTCGCGAGACACTCGTCATCGTCGATGCATGCCTGAAAGCGTTCCATGAAAAAGACTTGGCGCTAGCGGCGAAGCTTCCCGAGATGGACGACCCTATCGACCATATGCATAGAAAGATCTTCGAAAAAATAGGTCAATATAAGGACCACGAGTCGATGGAGTGGATTGGCAACGTTCTTTTGGCGAGCCGTTATCTAGAGCGTGTGGCCGACCATTGCGTAGATATCGGCTACAGAATCGCCTATCTCGTCACCGGTGAGATTCACGACGGGAGCAATCCTTCGTATTAA